A single region of the Streptomyces sp. AM 4-1-1 genome encodes:
- the pstS gene encoding phosphate ABC transporter substrate-binding protein PstS: protein MKLQRKNRLRATALGALAVSGALVLTACGSDNNSGDNDTTTAAGKKTAAASNIKCDGAKGQLRASGSSAQKNAMDLWVKNYMAACPGVEINYKSSSSGEGIVAFNQSTVGFAGSDSALKPEEVADSKKVCASGQGINLPMVGGPIAIGFHLEGVDSLTLDAPTLAKIFDNKIKKWNDPAIAKLNTGAKLPDKAIQAFHRSEDSGTTQNLGKYLGKAAPSDWKYEAEKKWPAPGGQAASGSSGVAAQVKQVDGSIGYFELSYASSQSISTVDIDTGGSAPVKASSENASKAIAAAKVKGTGKDLALDLDYTTKAEGAYPIVLVTYEVVCDAGNKADTLGTVKSFLTYTASDEGQKVLSEAGYAPIPAEINAKVRSTIAELS, encoded by the coding sequence GTGAAGCTTCAGCGCAAGAACCGGCTTCGTGCCACCGCGCTCGGTGCCCTCGCCGTCTCCGGCGCCCTGGTCCTCACGGCGTGCGGTTCGGACAACAACAGCGGCGACAACGACACCACCACCGCGGCAGGCAAGAAGACGGCCGCCGCGTCGAACATCAAGTGCGACGGCGCCAAGGGCCAGCTCCGCGCCTCCGGGTCCAGCGCCCAGAAGAACGCCATGGACCTGTGGGTCAAGAACTACATGGCCGCCTGTCCCGGTGTGGAGATCAACTACAAGTCGTCGTCCTCCGGCGAGGGCATCGTCGCCTTCAACCAGAGCACCGTCGGCTTCGCCGGTTCCGACTCGGCGCTGAAGCCCGAAGAGGTCGCCGACTCGAAGAAGGTCTGCGCGTCCGGCCAGGGCATCAACCTCCCGATGGTCGGCGGCCCGATCGCGATCGGCTTCCACCTGGAGGGTGTCGACAGCCTCACGCTGGACGCCCCGACCCTCGCCAAGATCTTCGACAACAAGATCAAGAAGTGGAACGACCCGGCGATAGCCAAGCTGAACACGGGCGCCAAGCTCCCGGACAAGGCCATCCAGGCGTTCCACCGCTCCGAGGACTCCGGCACCACGCAGAACCTCGGCAAGTACCTCGGCAAGGCCGCCCCGAGCGACTGGAAGTACGAGGCCGAGAAGAAGTGGCCCGCCCCCGGCGGCCAGGCCGCGTCCGGCTCGTCCGGCGTCGCCGCCCAGGTGAAGCAGGTCGACGGTTCGATCGGTTACTTCGAGCTGTCGTACGCCTCCTCGCAGTCCATCTCCACGGTCGACATCGACACGGGCGGCTCCGCCCCGGTCAAGGCGTCGTCGGAGAACGCGTCGAAGGCCATCGCCGCCGCCAAGGTCAAGGGCACCGGCAAGGACCTGGCGCTCGACCTCGACTACACGACGAAGGCCGAGGGCGCGTACCCGATCGTCCTGGTGACGTACGAGGTCGTCTGCGACGCGGGCAACAAGGCGGACACGCTCGGCACGGTCAAGTCGTTCCTGACGTACACCGCGTCCGACGAGGGCCAGAAGGTGCTCTCGGAGGCCGGTTACGCCCCGATCCCGGCCGAGATCAACGCGAAGGTCCGCTCCACGATCGCCGAGCTCTCCTGA
- the pstC gene encoding phosphate ABC transporter permease subunit PstC produces MASTTQTDPLPTGVPPRRTPRERAASTGRAGDRIFVGLSRGSGILLLVIMASIAVFLSYRAVLALSENEGNFFTTFDWNPAGSPPVFGIAVLLFGTVVSSVVAMAIAVPVAVGIALFISHYAPRRLAAPLAYVVDLLAAVPSIIYGIWGALVLVPYLEGLNLWLDRFFGWTYLFEKTEIGVARSLFTVGILLAIMILPIVTSVSREVFLQVPRMNEEAALALGATRWEVIRLSVLPFGRSGVISASMLGLGRALGETMAVATVLSPSFVISLHILDPGGGTFAQNIAAKFDEANELGRDALIASGLVLFVLTLLVNGAARLIIARRKEYSGANA; encoded by the coding sequence ATGGCTTCCACCACTCAGACAGACCCCCTGCCGACAGGTGTCCCACCGCGGCGGACGCCCCGTGAGCGCGCCGCGTCCACCGGGCGCGCGGGGGACAGGATATTCGTGGGTCTCTCCCGGGGCTCCGGCATCCTGCTCCTGGTGATCATGGCGTCGATCGCCGTGTTCCTCAGCTATCGCGCGGTCCTCGCCCTCTCGGAGAACGAGGGCAACTTCTTCACCACCTTCGACTGGAACCCGGCGGGCAGCCCGCCGGTCTTCGGCATCGCCGTCCTCCTCTTCGGCACGGTGGTCAGCTCGGTCGTGGCGATGGCCATCGCGGTCCCGGTCGCGGTCGGCATCGCGCTCTTCATCTCGCACTACGCGCCGCGCAGGCTGGCCGCGCCGCTGGCGTACGTGGTCGATCTCCTCGCCGCGGTGCCGAGCATCATCTACGGCATCTGGGGCGCCCTGGTACTCGTCCCGTACCTGGAGGGCCTGAACCTCTGGCTGGACCGGTTCTTCGGCTGGACGTACCTCTTCGAGAAGACCGAGATCGGTGTGGCCCGGTCGCTCTTCACCGTGGGCATCCTGCTCGCGATCATGATTCTGCCGATCGTGACCAGTGTCAGCCGCGAGGTGTTCCTCCAGGTCCCGAGGATGAACGAGGAGGCCGCGCTCGCTCTCGGCGCCACCCGCTGGGAGGTCATCAGGCTCTCGGTGCTGCCGTTCGGGCGCTCCGGCGTGATCTCCGCGTCGATGCTGGGCCTGGGCCGGGCGCTCGGCGAGACGATGGCCGTCGCCACGGTCCTGTCGCCGAGCTTCGTCATCTCGCTGCACATCCTCGATCCGGGCGGCGGGACGTTCGCCCAGAACATCGCCGCGAAGTTCGACGAGGCCAACGAGCTGGGGCGCGACGCCCTGATCGCCTCGGGCTTGGTGCTCTTCGTCCTCACCCTGCTGGTCAACGGCGCGGCCCGGCTCATCATCGCCCGCCGCAAGGAGTATTCGGGGGCCAACGCATGA
- the pstA gene encoding phosphate ABC transporter permease PstA: MTYDDSIPARPVAERAARPTTLAGRTLPRWSPFALAAVSVALGVGVGAVAGWHSRMQWGLLSALLFVTLSYATTSFVENRRQAKDRLATSVVWVCFALAVVPLFSLIWTTVGRGAKAFDGYFLTHSMAGVPGMEAGGGVYHALIGTLEQVGLATVISAPIGLLTAVYLVEYGKGALARAVTFFVDVMTGIPSIVAGLFILSIMLMAGLQPSGLMGSLALTILMIPVVVRSTEEMLKLVPNELREASLALGIPKWRTILKVVVPTAIGGITTGVMLAVARIAGETAPIMLLVFGSQLINPNPFEGAQSSLPFYIWEQYRVGSEASYDRAWSAALVLIAFVMILNLVARGIARWKAPKTGR; this comes from the coding sequence ATGACGTACGACGACAGCATCCCGGCCCGCCCGGTGGCCGAGCGGGCCGCCCGCCCCACCACCCTGGCCGGCCGGACCCTCCCCCGCTGGTCCCCGTTCGCGCTCGCCGCGGTGTCGGTCGCGCTCGGCGTCGGCGTCGGGGCGGTGGCCGGCTGGCACAGCCGCATGCAGTGGGGCCTGCTCTCGGCGCTGCTCTTCGTCACGCTCTCGTACGCCACGACCTCGTTCGTCGAGAACCGGCGCCAGGCCAAGGACCGCCTCGCCACCAGCGTGGTCTGGGTGTGCTTCGCCCTGGCGGTCGTCCCGCTGTTCTCGCTGATCTGGACGACGGTGGGCCGGGGCGCGAAGGCGTTCGACGGCTACTTCCTGACCCACTCGATGGCCGGTGTCCCCGGTATGGAGGCGGGTGGCGGTGTCTACCACGCCCTGATCGGCACCCTGGAGCAGGTCGGCCTCGCCACCGTGATCTCCGCCCCGATCGGGCTGCTGACGGCGGTCTACCTGGTGGAGTACGGCAAGGGCGCGCTCGCCAGGGCGGTCACCTTCTTCGTCGACGTGATGACCGGCATCCCGTCCATCGTGGCGGGGCTCTTCATCCTGTCGATCATGCTGATGGCGGGTCTGCAGCCGTCCGGGCTGATGGGTTCGCTGGCCCTGACGATCCTGATGATCCCGGTCGTGGTGCGCTCCACCGAGGAAATGCTCAAGCTGGTGCCGAACGAGCTGCGCGAGGCGTCCCTCGCCCTCGGCATCCCGAAGTGGCGGACCATCCTGAAGGTGGTCGTCCCGACCGCGATCGGCGGCATCACGACGGGCGTCATGCTCGCCGTCGCCCGGATCGCCGGCGAGACCGCGCCGATCATGCTGCTGGTCTTCGGCAGCCAGCTGATCAACCCGAACCCGTTCGAGGGCGCCCAGTCGTCGCTCCCCTTCTACATCTGGGAGCAGTACCGGGTCGGCAGCGAGGCGTCGTACGACCGCGCCTGGTCGGCCGCCCTGGTCCTGATCGCCTTCGTCATGATCCTCAACCTGGTGGCCCGCGGCATCGCCCGCTGGAAGGCCCCGAAGACCGGCCGTTAG
- the pstB gene encoding phosphate ABC transporter ATP-binding protein PstB, with translation MAKRIDVGGLSAYYGSHLAIEDISMTVEPRSVTAFIGPSGCGKSTFLRTLNRMHEVTPGGRVEGKVLLDDENLYGPNVDPVTVRRTVGMVFQRPNPFPTMSIFDNVAAGLRLNGSYRKSELNDVVEKSLRGANLWNEVKDRLNKPGSGLSGGQQQRLCIARAIAVAPDVLLMDEPCSALDPISTLAIEDLIGELKERFTIVIVTHNMQQAARVSDRTAFFNLAAVGKPGKLVEIDETERIFSNPSVQATEDYISGRFG, from the coding sequence ATGGCCAAGCGCATCGACGTCGGCGGCCTGTCCGCCTACTACGGCAGCCACCTGGCCATCGAGGACATCTCGATGACCGTGGAGCCCCGTTCCGTGACCGCCTTCATCGGCCCTTCCGGCTGCGGCAAGTCCACCTTCCTGCGCACCCTGAACCGGATGCACGAGGTCACCCCCGGTGGCCGCGTCGAGGGAAAGGTGCTGCTGGACGACGAGAACCTGTACGGGCCGAACGTCGACCCGGTCACCGTGCGCCGCACGGTCGGCATGGTCTTCCAGCGCCCCAACCCGTTCCCGACGATGTCGATCTTCGACAATGTCGCGGCCGGGCTGCGGCTGAACGGCTCGTACCGCAAGAGCGAGCTGAACGACGTCGTCGAGAAGTCGCTGCGCGGGGCGAACCTCTGGAACGAGGTCAAGGACCGGCTGAACAAGCCGGGCTCCGGCCTCTCGGGCGGCCAGCAGCAGCGGCTGTGCATCGCCCGCGCGATAGCCGTGGCGCCGGACGTGCTGCTGATGGACGAGCCGTGCTCGGCCCTGGACCCGATCTCCACGCTGGCGATCGAGGACCTGATCGGCGAGCTGAAGGAACGCTTCACCATCGTGATCGTCACGCACAACATGCAGCAGGCGGCGCGGGTCTCGGACCGTACGGCGTTCTTCAACCTCGCGGCGGTCGGCAAGCCCGGCAAGCTGGTGGAGATCGACGAGACGGAACGGATCTTCTCGAACCCGTCGGTCCAGGCGACCGAGGACTACATCTCGGGACGCTTCGGATAG
- a CDS encoding inorganic phosphate transporter, producing the protein MDTFALIVTVGVALGFTYTNGFHDSANAIATSVSTRALTPRAALAMAAVMNLAGAFLGSGVAKTVSEGLIATPEGQKGMGILFAALVGAIIWNLVTWYFGLPSSSSHALFGGMVGAALAGGTVVHWSGVLDKVVIPMFISPVIGLVAGYLVMCAILWMFRKSNPHKAKRGFRIAQTVSAAGMALGHGLQDAQKTMGIVVMALVIADVESPSDPIPVWVKLACAAMLSLGTYAGGWRIMRTLGRKIIELDPPQGFAAETTGASIMFGSAFLFHAPISTTHVITSAIMGVGATKRVNAVRWGVAKNIILGWFITMPAAALVAGASYGIVLLLFG; encoded by the coding sequence GTGGACACCTTTGCGCTGATCGTGACCGTCGGCGTCGCGCTCGGCTTCACCTATACGAACGGCTTCCACGACTCGGCGAACGCCATCGCCACCTCGGTCTCCACCCGGGCGCTGACCCCCCGTGCGGCCCTGGCGATGGCCGCCGTCATGAACCTCGCGGGCGCCTTCCTGGGCAGCGGGGTCGCCAAGACCGTCAGCGAGGGCCTGATCGCGACGCCCGAGGGCCAGAAGGGGATGGGCATCCTCTTCGCGGCGCTGGTCGGCGCGATCATCTGGAACCTCGTCACCTGGTACTTCGGGCTGCCGTCCTCGTCCTCGCACGCCCTGTTCGGCGGCATGGTCGGCGCCGCGCTCGCCGGCGGGACGGTGGTGCACTGGTCCGGGGTGCTCGACAAGGTCGTCATCCCCATGTTCATCTCGCCGGTCATCGGCCTGGTGGCGGGCTATCTGGTGATGTGCGCGATCCTGTGGATGTTCCGCAAGTCCAACCCGCACAAGGCCAAGCGCGGCTTCCGCATCGCGCAGACCGTGTCGGCGGCGGGCATGGCCCTCGGGCACGGCCTCCAGGACGCGCAGAAGACCATGGGCATCGTGGTGATGGCGCTGGTCATCGCCGATGTCGAGAGCCCGAGCGACCCGATCCCGGTCTGGGTGAAGCTGGCCTGCGCGGCGATGCTCTCGCTCGGTACGTACGCGGGCGGCTGGCGCATCATGCGCACCCTGGGCCGCAAGATCATCGAGCTGGACCCGCCGCAGGGCTTCGCCGCCGAGACGACCGGCGCCTCGATCATGTTCGGCTCGGCGTTCCTGTTCCACGCACCGATCTCGACGACGCATGTGATCACCTCGGCGATCATGGGTGTCGGCGCCACGAAGCGGGTGAACGCGGTCCGCTGGGGTGTCGCCAAGAACATCATCCTGGGCTGGTTCATCACCATGCCCGCCGCGGCCCTGGTGGCCGGGGCCAGCTACGGGATCGTGCTGCTGCTCTTCGGCTGA
- a CDS encoding DUF47 family protein, whose translation MRFRLTPRETSFYDMFSASADNIVTGSKLLMELLGADSASRVEIAERMRAAEHAGDDATHAIFHQLNSSFITPFDREDIYNLASQLDDIMDFMEEAVDLVVLYQIEELPKGVEQQIEVLARAAELTAEAMPGLRTMDNLTEYWIEVNRLENQADQIHRKLLAQLFNGKYDAMEVLKLKQIVDVLEEAADAFEHVANTVETIAVKES comes from the coding sequence GTGCGCTTTCGTCTGACCCCCAGGGAGACGAGCTTCTACGACATGTTCTCCGCTTCAGCGGACAACATCGTCACGGGCTCGAAACTCCTGATGGAACTGCTCGGAGCGGATTCTGCCTCCCGAGTCGAGATCGCGGAGCGCATGCGGGCAGCGGAGCACGCGGGGGACGATGCCACCCACGCGATCTTCCACCAACTGAACTCCTCGTTCATCACGCCGTTCGACCGCGAGGACATCTACAACCTGGCCTCGCAGCTCGACGACATCATGGACTTCATGGAGGAGGCCGTCGACCTCGTCGTGCTGTACCAGATCGAGGAGCTGCCCAAGGGCGTCGAGCAGCAGATCGAGGTGCTGGCGCGGGCGGCCGAGCTGACCGCCGAGGCCATGCCCGGTCTGCGGACCATGGACAACCTCACGGAGTACTGGATCGAGGTCAACCGGCTGGAGAACCAGGCCGACCAGATCCACCGCAAGCTGCTCGCCCAGCTCTTCAACGGCAAGTACGACGCCATGGAAGTCCTGAAGCTGAAGCAGATCGTCGACGTGCTGGAAGAGGCGGCCGACGCGTTCGAGCACGTCGCCAACACCGTGGAGACCATCGCGGTCAAGGAGTCCTGA
- a CDS encoding metal-sensitive transcriptional regulator, whose protein sequence is MTSTEAAGTETGAAVVTDHDRGVHGYHHQKAEHLKRLRRIEGQIRGLQRMVDEDVYCIDILTQVSASTKALQSFALQLLEEHLRHCVADAAVKGGDEIDAKVEEATKAIARLLRT, encoded by the coding sequence ATGACCAGCACCGAGGCGGCGGGTACGGAGACGGGCGCGGCGGTCGTCACCGACCACGACCGCGGTGTGCACGGCTACCACCACCAGAAGGCCGAACACCTCAAGCGGCTGCGCCGGATCGAGGGCCAGATCAGGGGCCTGCAACGGATGGTCGACGAGGACGTCTACTGCATCGACATACTCACCCAGGTCTCGGCCTCCACCAAGGCCCTGCAGTCGTTCGCGCTCCAGCTCCTGGAGGAGCATTTGCGCCACTGCGTCGCGGACGCGGCGGTGAAGGGCGGCGACGAGATCGACGCCAAGGTGGAGGAAGCCACGAAGGCGATCGCCCGGCTGCTCCGTACCTGA
- a CDS encoding FAD-binding oxidoreductase, with the protein MNRRTMLTAVAAAALTTATTTSCDDTANSPAGARGGGTGASAPTPTPSASTSRTPPRTSGPADWPALARGLDGSLVRPGDTAYDTARQLYNTRFDDQRPAAVAYVAHEEDVRECLAFARDQGTPVAIRGGGHSYAGWSSGTGRLVIDVSALTAVDGDGTIGAGARLVDVYQGLARHRLTIPGGSCPSVGVSGLTLGGGHGVASRAYGLTCDSLVSATLVTADGRTLTADAAHHPDLFWALRGAGNGNFGVVTSLRFRTSPAPGTVTAYLSWPWSRARSVVEAWQAWGPDQPDEIWSSAHLAAGPGGVDPTVSVAAFSLGTYGDLQNAVDRLADRIGSSASSVSLVRRGYQDAMLVYAGCSGITNAQCHLPGTTPGRTEQGTLQRETYAAASDFYDRALPPAGVRALLDRVEAFTRLGVREGGGGSIALTALGGAINRVDARATAFVHRGSRMLGQYIGAWRPGTSGTTQQEWLKNTHTAMRRYASGAAYQNYADEALTGWRQAYYGSATDRLATVKRRYDPDRMFTFPQSL; encoded by the coding sequence ATGAACCGGCGCACCATGCTCACCGCCGTCGCGGCGGCAGCCCTCACCACCGCGACGACCACCTCGTGCGACGACACCGCCAACAGCCCGGCCGGCGCGAGAGGCGGAGGCACCGGCGCGTCCGCCCCCACCCCCACGCCGTCGGCATCCACCAGCCGTACGCCGCCGCGCACTTCGGGCCCGGCGGACTGGCCCGCGCTCGCCCGTGGTCTCGACGGCTCCCTCGTACGGCCGGGCGACACCGCGTACGACACGGCCCGGCAGCTGTACAACACCCGGTTCGACGACCAGAGACCGGCCGCCGTCGCCTACGTCGCCCATGAGGAGGACGTACGCGAATGCCTGGCCTTCGCCCGGGACCAGGGCACGCCCGTCGCCATCCGCGGCGGCGGCCACTCGTACGCGGGCTGGTCCAGCGGCACCGGCCGGCTCGTCATCGACGTCTCCGCGCTGACCGCGGTCGACGGGGACGGCACGATCGGCGCGGGCGCCAGACTCGTCGACGTCTACCAGGGCCTCGCCCGCCACCGCCTGACCATCCCCGGCGGCTCGTGTCCCTCGGTCGGCGTCTCCGGCCTGACCCTCGGCGGCGGCCACGGGGTCGCGTCCCGCGCGTACGGACTGACGTGCGACAGCCTGGTCTCGGCGACCCTCGTCACGGCCGACGGCAGGACGCTCACGGCCGACGCCGCGCACCACCCGGACCTGTTCTGGGCGCTGCGCGGCGCGGGGAACGGCAACTTCGGCGTCGTCACCAGCCTCCGGTTCCGTACCAGCCCGGCGCCCGGAACGGTCACCGCGTATCTCTCCTGGCCCTGGTCCCGCGCCCGTTCGGTCGTCGAGGCGTGGCAGGCGTGGGGTCCGGACCAGCCGGACGAGATCTGGTCGTCGGCACATCTGGCGGCGGGTCCGGGGGGCGTGGACCCGACGGTCTCGGTCGCGGCCTTCAGCCTCGGGACCTACGGCGACCTCCAGAACGCCGTCGACCGCCTCGCCGACCGGATCGGCTCCTCCGCCTCCTCCGTCTCACTGGTCCGCCGCGGCTACCAGGACGCGATGCTGGTGTACGCGGGCTGCTCGGGCATCACGAACGCCCAGTGCCATCTGCCGGGCACCACCCCGGGCCGTACGGAACAGGGCACCCTCCAGCGCGAGACGTACGCCGCCGCGTCCGACTTCTACGACCGCGCGCTGCCCCCGGCGGGCGTGCGAGCCCTGCTCGACCGGGTCGAGGCGTTCACCCGGCTCGGCGTGCGGGAGGGGGGCGGCGGAAGCATCGCGCTCACGGCGCTCGGCGGGGCGATCAACCGGGTGGACGCGCGGGCGACGGCGTTCGTCCACCGGGGGTCTCGCATGCTCGGCCAGTACATCGGCGCCTGGCGCCCGGGGACCTCGGGCACCACCCAGCAGGAGTGGCTGAAAAACACTCATACGGCGATGCGGAGGTACGCGTCCGGGGCGGCCTACCAGAACTACGCGGACGAGGCGCTGACCGGTTGGCGGCAGGCGTACTACGGCTCGGCGACCGACCGGCTCGCCACGGTGAAGAGGCGGTACGACCCGGACCGGATGTTCACGTTCCCGCAGTCGCTGTGA
- a CDS encoding phosphatase PAP2 family protein, with amino-acid sequence MAGLALNGSNPDVSLLYDINGLAKSAPTWFDRVMEFVGEYGIMLGMVLVVLWCWWNVRRRGTTEDSVSAVAGIVWAPLAAGIALLVNIPIRGFVERPRPFREHQGLDVLVAGKNDFSFVSDHATMAMAIGAGLFVANRKFGLAAIALALVEGFCRVYMGVHYPTDVIGGFALGTAVALLLAPPALALLTPLVAAVARSGRAGRLVRSRHPLGAPVGGGDGDRDEDDEWEERSGALGIPEPRPRRGRGGTGEKDLAA; translated from the coding sequence ATGGCTGGACTCGCACTGAATGGGTCGAACCCCGACGTCAGCCTGCTCTACGACATCAACGGCCTGGCGAAGTCGGCTCCCACCTGGTTCGACCGCGTCATGGAGTTCGTCGGTGAGTACGGGATCATGCTCGGCATGGTCCTGGTGGTCCTGTGGTGCTGGTGGAACGTCCGCAGGCGCGGCACCACCGAGGATTCCGTGTCGGCCGTCGCCGGGATCGTCTGGGCGCCCCTCGCCGCCGGGATCGCCCTCCTCGTCAACATCCCGATCCGGGGATTCGTGGAGCGGCCACGCCCCTTCCGCGAACACCAGGGGCTGGACGTACTGGTGGCGGGGAAGAACGACTTCTCCTTCGTGAGCGATCACGCGACGATGGCGATGGCGATCGGCGCCGGGCTCTTCGTGGCCAACCGGAAGTTCGGGCTCGCCGCGATCGCCCTCGCGCTGGTCGAGGGCTTCTGCCGGGTCTACATGGGCGTGCACTACCCGACCGATGTGATCGGCGGGTTCGCGCTCGGCACGGCCGTGGCGCTGCTGCTCGCGCCGCCCGCGCTGGCGCTGCTCACGCCGCTCGTCGCCGCCGTCGCACGCTCGGGTCGGGCCGGCCGGCTCGTACGGTCGCGCCACCCGCTCGGCGCACCGGTCGGTGGCGGGGACGGGGACAGGGATGAGGACGACGAGTGGGAGGAACGCTCCGGGGCGCTCGGCATCCCGGAGCCGCGCCCCCGGCGGGGACGCGGTGGTACGGGAGAGAAGGACCTCGCGGCCTGA
- a CDS encoding bifunctional lytic transglycosylase/C40 family peptidase produces the protein MRKIWVVGGVASGLGVLFVALLVVGTYSAAGLGRAGGGGAVGLVKGAVPAKYQPLVEKWGNLCPAINPALLAAQLYQESGWNPRAQSQAAAQGIAQFIPGTWATHGIDGDGDGDRDVWDPADAIPSAASYDCEIAGYVKKVPGDPTDNMLAAYNAGAYRVIKSGGVPAISETQNYVKIIRSLEKSFARPVGRVEPSQQAAGAIYFAQQKLGTKYLWGGNGTAEQGGRFDCSGLTQAAYRTVGVELPRVANDQYNAGAHPSRDELLPGDLVFFSDDLNNSRAIHHVGIYVGGGYMINAPYTGAVIRFDKIDAPDYFGATRVTKAGAEALPTAQPET, from the coding sequence GTGCGGAAAATCTGGGTGGTCGGTGGTGTCGCGAGCGGGCTCGGCGTGTTGTTCGTCGCGCTGCTCGTCGTCGGTACGTACTCCGCCGCCGGTCTCGGCCGGGCCGGCGGGGGCGGGGCGGTCGGGCTGGTGAAGGGGGCCGTGCCCGCCAAGTACCAGCCGCTCGTGGAGAAGTGGGGCAATCTGTGCCCGGCGATCAACCCGGCCCTCCTGGCCGCGCAGCTGTACCAGGAGAGCGGTTGGAACCCTCGGGCACAGAGTCAGGCGGCGGCGCAGGGGATCGCTCAGTTCATCCCCGGGACCTGGGCCACGCACGGGATCGACGGTGACGGGGACGGCGACCGGGACGTCTGGGACCCGGCCGACGCGATTCCGTCCGCCGCCTCGTACGACTGCGAAATCGCCGGGTACGTCAAGAAGGTGCCGGGCGACCCGACCGACAACATGCTGGCCGCGTACAACGCCGGCGCCTACCGCGTGATCAAGTCCGGTGGGGTTCCGGCGATCTCCGAGACGCAGAACTACGTCAAGATCATCCGTTCTCTGGAGAAGAGCTTCGCCAGGCCCGTGGGGCGGGTGGAGCCCTCCCAGCAGGCGGCCGGGGCGATCTACTTCGCTCAGCAGAAGCTCGGCACCAAGTATCTGTGGGGCGGCAACGGCACGGCCGAGCAGGGCGGCCGGTTCGACTGTTCCGGGCTGACCCAGGCCGCGTACCGGACCGTGGGCGTCGAGCTGCCCCGCGTCGCGAACGATCAGTACAACGCCGGGGCGCACCCCTCGCGCGATGAGCTGCTTCCCGGCGATCTGGTGTTCTTCTCGGACGATCTGAACAACTCGCGGGCGATCCATCACGTGGGGATATACGTGGGTGGCGGTTACATGATCAACGCGCCGTACACAGGTGCCGTCATCCGGTTCGACAAGATCGACGCGCCCGACTACTTCGGCGCGACACGGGTGACCAAGGCGGGCGCGGAGGCCCTTCCGACCGCTCAGCCGGAAACGTGA